The Malus domestica chromosome 06, GDT2T_hap1 genome has a segment encoding these proteins:
- the LOC103450779 gene encoding uncharacterized protein isoform X1 — protein MATTLLPETAQKLLTREALRSAAKQSQRCLTTPVRLRRAIKKYLREQDEPHMKRKVLRLSESFSQIKDVNSQLVTATSQQLVEDPLRSVDQSQRWKIRSNYGDIGLTYRDDETIAYVASRMPAVFSACHRVLKEVRRRIPEFSPAKVLDFGAGTGSAFWALREVWPHSLEKVNLVEPSQSMQRAGQKLTQGQKNLPLIHSYDSLQSLTKSITKSEREHDLVIASYVLGEIPSLKDRITIVRQLWDLTRDVLVLIEPGTPQGSSIISQMRSHILWMEKRKCRKSKDGSEETSKDLVTQKSGAFIVAPCSHDGQCPLEKAGKYCHFVQRLERTSVQRAFKRSKGGQPLRGFEDEKFSFVAFRRGQRPREPWPLDGMKFETLKEQHAKRSPEDLEIDLDESISSQQADLVPFEEPNPVNYDSDVMETDMVDENDKNNEEEDETGHADLGGGWGRIIYMPVRRGKQVTMDVCRSTKRDGSEGELQRVVVTKSKNPTLHLQARKSIWGDLWPF, from the exons ATGGCGACGACTCTGCTCCCGGAGACCGCCCAAAAGCTCCTAACCCGAGAAGCCCTCCGCTCCGCCGCCAAACAATCCCAGCGCTGCCTCACAACCCCCGTCCGCCTCCGCCGCGCCATAAAAAAATACCTCCGAg AGCAGGATGAGCCCCACATGAAGAGGAAGGTGCTGAGGCTATCGGAATCCTTCAGCCAAATCAAGGATGTGAACTCGCAGCTTGTTACGGCGACTTCACAGCAGCTCGTTGAGGACCCTTTGCGGTCTGTCGACCAATCGCAGAGGTGGAAGATCAGGAGCAACTATGGAGATATCGGACTCACCTACAGAGATGACGAGACCATTGCTTATGTTGCTTCCAGAATGCCTGCTGTTTTCTCTGCCTGTCACAGAGTTCTCAAGGAG GTTCGTAGAAGGATACCTGAGTTCTCTCCAGCTAAAGTGTTGGATTTTGGAGCTGGCACGGGCTCGGCTTTCTG GGCACTACGAGAAGTCTGGCCACATTCCTTGGAGAAAGTTAATTTAGTGGAGCCATCCCAATCAATGCAGCGGGCTGGGCAGAAGCTTACACAAG GTCAGAAGAACTTGCCACTTATTCATAGTTATGATAGCCTCCAGTCATTGACAAAAAGTATCACCAAGTCAGAGCGAGAACATGACCTTGTAATTGCT TCCTATGTGCTTGGAGAGATACCATCGCTCAAGGATCGAATTACTATAGTACGCCAACTATGGGATCTTACACGGGATGTCCTG GTTTTGATTGAACCTGGAACACCGCAAGGATCTAGTATCATCTCTCAGATGCGTTCTCATATATTATGGATGGAAAAAAGG AAATGCCGTAAATCTAAAGATGGATCTGAAGAAACTTCAAAGGACTTGGTGACTCAAAAGAGTGGTGCATTTATAGTTGCTCCG TGCTCTCATGATGGACAATGTCCGCTGGAAAAAGCTGGAAAGTATTGTCATTTTGTTCAGCGCTTGGAGAGGACATCTGTTCAGCGTGCCTTCAAG CGATCCAAGGGTGGGCAACCATTACGTGGCTTTGAAGATGAGAAATTTAGCTTTGTTGCATTCAGGCGAGGACAAAGACCACG GGAACCTTGGCCGCTTGATGGTATGAAATTTGAGACTTTAAAGGAGCAACATGCTAAACGGAGTCCAGAAGATCTCGAGATAGACCTTG ATGAGTCAATTAGCTCGCAGCAAGCTGATCTCGTTCCATTTGAAGAACCAAATCCAGTTAACTATGATTCCGATGTTATGGAAACTGATATGGtggatgaaaatgacaaaaacaacGAAGAGGAAGATGAAACAGGTCATGCTGATCTTGGTGGCGGTTGGGGTAGGATTATCTATATGCCTGTACGAAGGGGCAAACAGGTTACAATGGATGTTTGTCGATCAACCAAACGGGATGGTTCAGAAGGTGAACTTCAGAGAGTGGTTGTCACAAAGAGTAAGAACCCTACATTACATCTGCAGGCCCGAAAGTCTATATGGGGAGACTTGTGGCCTTTCTGA
- the LOC103450779 gene encoding uncharacterized protein isoform X2 → MKRKVLRLSESFSQIKDVNSQLVTATSQQLVEDPLRSVDQSQRWKIRSNYGDIGLTYRDDETIAYVASRMPAVFSACHRVLKEVRRRIPEFSPAKVLDFGAGTGSAFWALREVWPHSLEKVNLVEPSQSMQRAGQKLTQGQKNLPLIHSYDSLQSLTKSITKSEREHDLVIASYVLGEIPSLKDRITIVRQLWDLTRDVLVLIEPGTPQGSSIISQMRSHILWMEKRKCRKSKDGSEETSKDLVTQKSGAFIVAPCSHDGQCPLEKAGKYCHFVQRLERTSVQRAFKRSKGGQPLRGFEDEKFSFVAFRRGQRPREPWPLDGMKFETLKEQHAKRSPEDLEIDLDESISSQQADLVPFEEPNPVNYDSDVMETDMVDENDKNNEEEDETGHADLGGGWGRIIYMPVRRGKQVTMDVCRSTKRDGSEGELQRVVVTKSKNPTLHLQARKSIWGDLWPF, encoded by the exons ATGAAGAGGAAGGTGCTGAGGCTATCGGAATCCTTCAGCCAAATCAAGGATGTGAACTCGCAGCTTGTTACGGCGACTTCACAGCAGCTCGTTGAGGACCCTTTGCGGTCTGTCGACCAATCGCAGAGGTGGAAGATCAGGAGCAACTATGGAGATATCGGACTCACCTACAGAGATGACGAGACCATTGCTTATGTTGCTTCCAGAATGCCTGCTGTTTTCTCTGCCTGTCACAGAGTTCTCAAGGAG GTTCGTAGAAGGATACCTGAGTTCTCTCCAGCTAAAGTGTTGGATTTTGGAGCTGGCACGGGCTCGGCTTTCTG GGCACTACGAGAAGTCTGGCCACATTCCTTGGAGAAAGTTAATTTAGTGGAGCCATCCCAATCAATGCAGCGGGCTGGGCAGAAGCTTACACAAG GTCAGAAGAACTTGCCACTTATTCATAGTTATGATAGCCTCCAGTCATTGACAAAAAGTATCACCAAGTCAGAGCGAGAACATGACCTTGTAATTGCT TCCTATGTGCTTGGAGAGATACCATCGCTCAAGGATCGAATTACTATAGTACGCCAACTATGGGATCTTACACGGGATGTCCTG GTTTTGATTGAACCTGGAACACCGCAAGGATCTAGTATCATCTCTCAGATGCGTTCTCATATATTATGGATGGAAAAAAGG AAATGCCGTAAATCTAAAGATGGATCTGAAGAAACTTCAAAGGACTTGGTGACTCAAAAGAGTGGTGCATTTATAGTTGCTCCG TGCTCTCATGATGGACAATGTCCGCTGGAAAAAGCTGGAAAGTATTGTCATTTTGTTCAGCGCTTGGAGAGGACATCTGTTCAGCGTGCCTTCAAG CGATCCAAGGGTGGGCAACCATTACGTGGCTTTGAAGATGAGAAATTTAGCTTTGTTGCATTCAGGCGAGGACAAAGACCACG GGAACCTTGGCCGCTTGATGGTATGAAATTTGAGACTTTAAAGGAGCAACATGCTAAACGGAGTCCAGAAGATCTCGAGATAGACCTTG ATGAGTCAATTAGCTCGCAGCAAGCTGATCTCGTTCCATTTGAAGAACCAAATCCAGTTAACTATGATTCCGATGTTATGGAAACTGATATGGtggatgaaaatgacaaaaacaacGAAGAGGAAGATGAAACAGGTCATGCTGATCTTGGTGGCGGTTGGGGTAGGATTATCTATATGCCTGTACGAAGGGGCAAACAGGTTACAATGGATGTTTGTCGATCAACCAAACGGGATGGTTCAGAAGGTGAACTTCAGAGAGTGGTTGTCACAAAGAGTAAGAACCCTACATTACATCTGCAGGCCCGAAAGTCTATATGGGGAGACTTGTGGCCTTTCTGA
- the LOC103450778 gene encoding vegetative incompatibility protein HET-E-1-like isoform X1, whose amino-acid sequence MGTLGSPSGEREDHFYDTREDLSSVSDWGSDCCEDFSSGASGFIRYEEVWAKNLESVHERRHKFLEWMGVDLDTHSTMTEDSEDIFVDRIKVIDRFREDRGVVLRTSGLEVASCSSQSTVSSLSTEAREPLGNGALDDTHSTSAMRNLNRGMNVIVNELGHDGRLGRLGQAALNQLVNGEIHSAPAPSPSIQQLLQREVDNARFFLDTKKKVKRGWLRKLRIGICVADKHEAPLSPISLKSASGVGMRRVRVHPSKKRTKELSSLYAGQDFSAHEGSILSMKFSPDGQYLASSGEDGIVRVWKVIEDEKFNKFDIASDPSSLYFKMHPFSKLNSPNVNKEKQTKAQQLGRSSESACVIFPPKVFRLLEKPIHEFRGHRGEVLDLSWSTKGQFLLSSSVDKTVRLWQVGCDRCLRIFSHSNFVTCVNFNPLDDNYFISGSIDGKVRIWEIVRCLVVDYIDVREIVTAISYRPDGKGGIVGLMTGNCCVFNIIDDHMELDVQINIQGKKKSPGKKITGFQFSPSNPSKVMVTSADSAVRVISGGDIVCKYRGLRNGGNHTSASFTTDGKHIVSASDDSNVHIWNFNSQDMTSSRLRKIRSCESFVSHNSIIAIPWNGVNSLPGTLPSPRFIGDVPQSSIDYPLKHLNFDEKLEQKMHLSSPDCFSLGRGFLLESLPRGTPTWPEEKLVNSSPVPVSPTMCSSEYKFLKKACQSMSGSSHMWGLVIVTAGWDGRIRTYHNYGLPIRR is encoded by the exons ATGGGGACCTTGGGGAGTCCTAGTGGAGAGCGTGAGGATCATTTTTATGATACCCGAGAGGACCTCTCTTCGGTTTCGGATTGGGGTTCAGATTGCTGTGAGGACTTTAGTTCTGGTGCTTCAGGTTTCATAAGGTATGAGGAGGTTTGGGCTAAGAACCTGGAAAGTGTTCATGAGCGCCGCCATAAGTTCCTGGAGTGGATGGGTGTAGATTTGGATACGCATTCGACGATGACAGAAGACTCAGAAGATATCTTTGTTGACCGAATTAAAGTTATTGATAGATTTAGGGAAGATAGAGGGGTAGTCTTGAGAACTTCGGGATTGGAAGTGGCTTCTTGCTCAAGTCAGTCTACAGTGTCTTCTCTGTCAACTGAAGCTCGGGAGCCACTAGGAAATGGTGCTTTGGATGATACACATTCCACATCTGCAATGAGGAATTTGAACAGAGGAATGAATGTCATTGTGAATGAATTAGGTCATGATGGAAGGCTTGGCAGATTAGGTCAAGCTGCGTTAAATCAATTGGTTAATGGGGAAATTCATAGTGCACCGGCACCATCTCCTTCGATTCAGCAATTATTACAGAGAGAAGTTGATAACGCTAGGTTCTTTCTTGATACGAAGAAGAAAGTTAAAAGGGgatggttaaggaaattaagaATTGGGATTTGTGTTGCTGATAAACATGAGGCTCCGTTGAGCCCCATCAGTCTTAAATCTGCATCAGGGGTAGGGATGCGAAGAGTCCGAGTTCATCCAAGTAAAAAGCGGACCAAGGAACTATCTTCACTATATGCCGGGCAAGACTTTTCGGCACATGAGGGTTCAATTTTGTCCATGAAGTTCAGTCCTGATGGGCAATACTTGGCCAGTTCTGGTGAAGATGGTATTGTGCGAGTGTGGAAGGTGATTGAGGAtgagaaattcaacaaatttgatATTGCTTCTGATCCTTCTTCTCTATACTTCAAGATGCATCCATTTTCCAAGTTAAATTCTCCAAATGTGAATAAAGAAAAACAGACTAAGGCGCAGCAATTGGGGCGATCATCAGAGTCAGCTTGTGTCATTTTCCCTCCAAAGGTATTTCGCTTATTGGAGAAGCCTATTCATGAGTTCCGGGGACACAGAGGGGAGGTCTTAGATCTCTCATGGTCAACGAAAGGG CAGTTTCTGCTCTCATCCTCAGTTGATAAGACGGTCCGTCTATGGCAAGTGGGATGCGACAGATGCCTGAGAATTTTTTCTCACAGTAATTTTG TGACATGTGTTAATTTCAACCCTCTGGATGATAATTATTTCATCAGCGGTTCAATAGACGGAAAAGTTCGCATCTGGGAAATTGTTCGTTGTCTGGTTGTTGATTATATTGATGTTCGCGAGATAGTCACTGCTATATCTTATCGTCCTGACGGAAAG GGAGGAATTGTGGGTTTGATGACTGGAAATTGCTGCGTATTTAACATCATAG ATGACCATATGGAATTGGATGTTCAGATAAACATACAGGGCAAAAAGAAGTCACCTGGAAAAAAGATAACTGGCTTTCAG TTTTCTCCAAGCAACCCAAGCAAAGTTATGGTGACGTCTGCTGATTCAGCAGTCCGTGTAATTTCTGGGGGAGATATCGTCTGCAAATATAGGG GTCTTCGAAATGGAGGAAACCATACATCTGCGTCCTTTACCACAGACGGAAAGCACATTGTCTCAGCAAGCGATGATTCAAATGTACACATCTGGAACTTCAATAGCCAGGACATGACCTCTTCGCGATTGAGGAAAATACGGTCTTGTGAGAGTTTCGTGTCCCACAACTCCATCATTGCTATACCTTGGAATGGTGTAAACAGCTTGCCGGGAACACTTCCATCCCCCAGATTCATTGGGGATGTGCCACAAAGTAGCATTGATTATCCACTAAAGCATCTCAACTTTGATGAGAAATTAGAACAGAAAATGCACCTCTCTTCGCCCGATTGCTTCTCTTTGGGTCGGGGGTTTTTGCTCGAGTCCTTGCCAAGGGGTACCCCCACTTGGCCCGAGGAGAAGCTTGTAAACTCAAGTCCAGTCCCCGTTTCCCCAACGATGTGTAGCTCCGAGTATAAGTTTTTGAAGAAAGCTTGCCAGAGCATGTCTGGTTCTTCTCACATGTGGGGCCTTGTAATTGTCACTGCCGGCTGGGATGGACGGATTAGAACCTACCACAATTACGGGTTACCTATTCGTCGTTAA
- the LOC103450778 gene encoding vegetative incompatibility protein HET-E-1-like isoform X2: MGTLGSPSGEREDHFYDTREDLSSVSDWGSDCCEDFSSGASGFIRYEEVWAKNLESVHERRHKFLEWMGVDLDTHSTMTEDSEDIFVDRIKVIDRFREDRGVVLRTSGLEVASCSSQSTVSSLSTEAREPLGNGALDDTHSTSAMRNLNRGMNVIVNELGHDGRLGRLGQAALNQLVNGEIHSAPAPSPSIQQLLQREVDNARFFLDTKKKVKRGWLRKLRIGICVADKHEAPLSPISLKSASGVGMRRVRVHPSKKRTKELSSLYAGQDFSAHEGSILSMKFSPDGQYLASSGEDGIVRVWKVIEDEKFNKFDIASDPSSLYFKMHPFSKLNSPNVNKEKQTKAQQLGRSSESACVIFPPKVFRLLEKPIHEFRGHRGEVLDLSWSTKGFLLSSSVDKTVRLWQVGCDRCLRIFSHSNFVTCVNFNPLDDNYFISGSIDGKVRIWEIVRCLVVDYIDVREIVTAISYRPDGKGGIVGLMTGNCCVFNIIDDHMELDVQINIQGKKKSPGKKITGFQFSPSNPSKVMVTSADSAVRVISGGDIVCKYRGLRNGGNHTSASFTTDGKHIVSASDDSNVHIWNFNSQDMTSSRLRKIRSCESFVSHNSIIAIPWNGVNSLPGTLPSPRFIGDVPQSSIDYPLKHLNFDEKLEQKMHLSSPDCFSLGRGFLLESLPRGTPTWPEEKLVNSSPVPVSPTMCSSEYKFLKKACQSMSGSSHMWGLVIVTAGWDGRIRTYHNYGLPIRR, from the exons ATGGGGACCTTGGGGAGTCCTAGTGGAGAGCGTGAGGATCATTTTTATGATACCCGAGAGGACCTCTCTTCGGTTTCGGATTGGGGTTCAGATTGCTGTGAGGACTTTAGTTCTGGTGCTTCAGGTTTCATAAGGTATGAGGAGGTTTGGGCTAAGAACCTGGAAAGTGTTCATGAGCGCCGCCATAAGTTCCTGGAGTGGATGGGTGTAGATTTGGATACGCATTCGACGATGACAGAAGACTCAGAAGATATCTTTGTTGACCGAATTAAAGTTATTGATAGATTTAGGGAAGATAGAGGGGTAGTCTTGAGAACTTCGGGATTGGAAGTGGCTTCTTGCTCAAGTCAGTCTACAGTGTCTTCTCTGTCAACTGAAGCTCGGGAGCCACTAGGAAATGGTGCTTTGGATGATACACATTCCACATCTGCAATGAGGAATTTGAACAGAGGAATGAATGTCATTGTGAATGAATTAGGTCATGATGGAAGGCTTGGCAGATTAGGTCAAGCTGCGTTAAATCAATTGGTTAATGGGGAAATTCATAGTGCACCGGCACCATCTCCTTCGATTCAGCAATTATTACAGAGAGAAGTTGATAACGCTAGGTTCTTTCTTGATACGAAGAAGAAAGTTAAAAGGGgatggttaaggaaattaagaATTGGGATTTGTGTTGCTGATAAACATGAGGCTCCGTTGAGCCCCATCAGTCTTAAATCTGCATCAGGGGTAGGGATGCGAAGAGTCCGAGTTCATCCAAGTAAAAAGCGGACCAAGGAACTATCTTCACTATATGCCGGGCAAGACTTTTCGGCACATGAGGGTTCAATTTTGTCCATGAAGTTCAGTCCTGATGGGCAATACTTGGCCAGTTCTGGTGAAGATGGTATTGTGCGAGTGTGGAAGGTGATTGAGGAtgagaaattcaacaaatttgatATTGCTTCTGATCCTTCTTCTCTATACTTCAAGATGCATCCATTTTCCAAGTTAAATTCTCCAAATGTGAATAAAGAAAAACAGACTAAGGCGCAGCAATTGGGGCGATCATCAGAGTCAGCTTGTGTCATTTTCCCTCCAAAGGTATTTCGCTTATTGGAGAAGCCTATTCATGAGTTCCGGGGACACAGAGGGGAGGTCTTAGATCTCTCATGGTCAACGAAAGGG TTTCTGCTCTCATCCTCAGTTGATAAGACGGTCCGTCTATGGCAAGTGGGATGCGACAGATGCCTGAGAATTTTTTCTCACAGTAATTTTG TGACATGTGTTAATTTCAACCCTCTGGATGATAATTATTTCATCAGCGGTTCAATAGACGGAAAAGTTCGCATCTGGGAAATTGTTCGTTGTCTGGTTGTTGATTATATTGATGTTCGCGAGATAGTCACTGCTATATCTTATCGTCCTGACGGAAAG GGAGGAATTGTGGGTTTGATGACTGGAAATTGCTGCGTATTTAACATCATAG ATGACCATATGGAATTGGATGTTCAGATAAACATACAGGGCAAAAAGAAGTCACCTGGAAAAAAGATAACTGGCTTTCAG TTTTCTCCAAGCAACCCAAGCAAAGTTATGGTGACGTCTGCTGATTCAGCAGTCCGTGTAATTTCTGGGGGAGATATCGTCTGCAAATATAGGG GTCTTCGAAATGGAGGAAACCATACATCTGCGTCCTTTACCACAGACGGAAAGCACATTGTCTCAGCAAGCGATGATTCAAATGTACACATCTGGAACTTCAATAGCCAGGACATGACCTCTTCGCGATTGAGGAAAATACGGTCTTGTGAGAGTTTCGTGTCCCACAACTCCATCATTGCTATACCTTGGAATGGTGTAAACAGCTTGCCGGGAACACTTCCATCCCCCAGATTCATTGGGGATGTGCCACAAAGTAGCATTGATTATCCACTAAAGCATCTCAACTTTGATGAGAAATTAGAACAGAAAATGCACCTCTCTTCGCCCGATTGCTTCTCTTTGGGTCGGGGGTTTTTGCTCGAGTCCTTGCCAAGGGGTACCCCCACTTGGCCCGAGGAGAAGCTTGTAAACTCAAGTCCAGTCCCCGTTTCCCCAACGATGTGTAGCTCCGAGTATAAGTTTTTGAAGAAAGCTTGCCAGAGCATGTCTGGTTCTTCTCACATGTGGGGCCTTGTAATTGTCACTGCCGGCTGGGATGGACGGATTAGAACCTACCACAATTACGGGTTACCTATTCGTCGTTAA